TGCTGGAAAGCGTGCTGATGTTGGTATGGAAAAAACCTTCTTCGCGCTTGCCCAATTGGTCATGCAGGTGCTTGTAGGTTTTAAGCAGTTCTACTGTGCGGTTCATGTCCCCGTTCTGCGTGTCTGGGTCAATGATGATGGGCACAATCTTGTCACAGTTCTTGATTTTGACACCGGCGGCCATGAGCATCACCAACGAGCGAATCACTCGGGAGCCAGTACCGCCAATTCCGAATACAAAAAGTTTTGCCATAGTTATCTAGTGTGGGGCCATTTCATGGGAGTAGTCCAAGCCTGGACACTTCCTTTTTTAAGCAATAGGGAGAAAATGAAAAACAGGATTAAGCTGAGCACCGCGTTTACAAAGGCAAACGTGTAGGTGTAAGAATGAGTATCAATGCCAGCACCACTTACTTGAGAAATAGGAATGATGAACGCGATGATGGCATTGATGGCCAGAAAAATGTACCAGTGTCTTGGCTTGTAGAAACCAGTGCTCAAGGCGCGGTTCAAGACATAATAATAGAGCACTACCATGACCAGCGTGATGATGAACAGCATGAGACCGGTGTTGGGGAACACCACCTCGCGGTAATCATTGGTGAAACTGGCTGGCATGGGCCGGCCCAAGAAAAGCTCATACAGCCCGGAGAAGAAATTCTGAATCATCCTTAGTTGGTTTCTTTGTTAAACTTCATTGTTGCACTAAATACAAACTCACTTTTATCTCTATAGAGCGCCTGCACGCCGTCTATAATCTTATTGAACTGGTACGTTTTTCTGGGCGCCGATGCCGGATTGTTGTCATTGCCTGTAGACCACTGGCTAATCCAGGTGGGTACCGCTTGTGGTAAATTTAAAGTAATGGAACCGGTCTTGGCCGTCAATTGAGGCACCTTCACCCGCACAAAGTGGGTGAACTGAGACACGCCCGGTGCTGACTTGGTATCTTCATTGGCTACAAGGATGGTGCCAATAGACGCTTTGCCACCGGTTATGGCCAGCTTGAGGTTCTGCTTTAAGTAGTCTACAGCCTGCATGGTGGCCGGTAAACTACTCAAATCCAGCCCAATGGTGAACTCAACCGGCTCCTTATTTTCAGGTGCTAAATTTATGGTAGTACATGTTTCAGCGGTTCTGCTGGTGCAGTACACCACGCCCATGGGCTTGAAGGCATTTGCTTTTAAGACGGCTGAATACGGCACGCTGGCATACGAAAACCCGAAATACGCTTGCTGGGCCGGCAGGTTGCGCAATACTTTGTTGGTGAACGTCTGCACATCTGCTTGCTTGCCCACAATCCAGATGTAGAACGGAATTTCCTGACCCGATAGTGTCTGCTTCACTGCCGGCTTTTTAACTGCTGGGTAATAGTTACCATAGAACGGCGAAGCTTCCGCCAATACAGCTACTACCAGGTTTTGATGTTCGGCCTGTTTTAGACTGCTTCTAATGTCGGCGTCCAAAGACAGAAACTGGCCCGGGTTGTTGGGGTCTGGGCCATGGATGAAGTCAGAAACTACTACGCTCAAGGCTCCGCGCTTGGTGGAGTTGGTCAAGGCGGCCTGCAACATGTCCGGCAATGGAGTGCCCAATACATTGTCTTTGATACCGCTAACAATGGTCAGTTTTAAGGTGTTGTAAGAAACGCTGTCCAGCACGGGTGCGCCCTGGGCGTTTTGCTTGGCCAGGTAAAATCGCTTATCATCTACGTGCACGCCGTCCTGTACTTCAGAAATCAATTTGGTCAACCGGTTCTGGAAGGTAGTGGGCTCTTTGTCGGCGGCGGGAGGGGGCATAAAGCCTTTCATGCCGTTGGACACCTCCAGGTAAATGTCCACGTCTACTTTGGCGTTGGCCACCGGAGTAGGCGTTGGGGTTGTAGCGGTAGATTCTTTTGAATCACGGGTTGGGGCCTTTTCTGTAGTGGTGGTCTCCGTTTCTTCGCGGTCACTCTTTTTGGTAAAGCATCCGGAGATCATCAGCGCCAGCCCAAGGCAGAGCAGGGGAAACTTAGTGCCCAGAAGTGGTGCTTTATAGTATTTGCTGTTCATTTTCATGTGTACGTACTAAGATTCCTGAAGAAGGTTGACCATAGGTAGAACGCTAGGTTTAGACACTCTATTACCCAAGGTTTTATTTGTGCGCTTGTACCCTTAATTCTGAGTAGAATTCATTAACCCGCCTGTTCTACCAGATTTCGATTTTGGTCTGTTTTCCAGAAAACAGGCAGAAACTAGGTCTTTAACGGAAAATATACCTTAACGGCTATATACGCAGGAAGCTTTAAAAGATTCATGAATTGAAAGCAGGCTTCTGAAAATAACTGAATTGACCGTTGGTCACATTTTCTCTGGGATTCGTCACATTTAGTTTAGGATGCTTTCAAAGCTGGCTAACCTTGAACCACTTACCGCACAAACCCTCTGGCTCTTACGCCCAAGCCCCACTAAGGCAAGGTCTAGCCACCTGGGAGATTGAAGTGTCATGTTCATTTAACCATCTTAAAAAGTATTCTATGAAAAAGTTAGTACACTTAGCCGTCTCTGGCTTATTGGCCACCCACCAAGTGGTTGCCCAGGCCCCGCCCACCAAATCTGCTCCTACGGTAGTTTCTCCTTTAGCCACTGGCACCGCTCCCAAAGGAAGCAGTAAAATTGCCGGGTTAGTCTTGGACGAGGCTGGAAAGAAGCCTGTGGAGTTTGCCACTATCTCCTTAATGGATAAAGCCACCGGCAAAACGGTAGACGGCACCATATCAGATGACAAAGGAAGATTCACCTTGACACGGCTCGCCGCAGGACAGTATAAGCTGTTGGTCAGTTTTTTGGGCTATGAGAACAAGGTGATGGAAGACATTTCTTTGGGCAACAAAAACGAAGTAAACGTGGGTGCCATTTCCTTAAAATCAGATTCTAAAGTATTGCAAGAGGTGTCTGTGGTAGGAGAAAAGGATTTGGTGGAAGACAAAGTGGACCGCCTGGTGTACAACGCCGAAAAAGACATCACCAACGCCGGTACCTCAGCCAGCGAAGTCCTCAAGAAAGTGCCAGGTCTGACGGTAGACATGGATGGCAACGTGCAACTGCGCGGAAGCTCCAACATACGCGTGCTCATCAACAACAAACCATCGGCTATGATGGCTACCAGCGTGGCAGACGCCCTACGCCAGATTCCTGCAGATTTAATTAAGTCGGTGGAAGTGATTACCAGTCCATCGGCTAAGTATGACGCTGAGGGCACGGCGGGTATCATTAACATTATCACTAAAAAGAACAGCTTGCAGGGCGTGAACGGTGTGGTGAACGCCGGGTTGGGTAACCGCCTCAGCAACATGAATGGGATCCTCAATTACCGCAAAGGTAAGTTTGGCGTCAACGCCGCCGCTGGGCGTCAATGGCGCAATAGCCCCATGGCGAACACCAGAGAAACTCAGTACAAAGGTACCGAAGGCCTAGACCGCCTGACACAGGTCATGGATGGCAATCGCGAAGGCTTGTTCCAACTGTATCAGTTTGGTCTGGATTATGACCTAACGCCTAAAAGCAGTATCTCTGGAGGAATCCGGTTTCAAGGTGGGGAATTTACCTACAACACTACTCAAGCCTCAACGCAATACTTGACCAATGGCAATACCTTAGCCAATACCAGAATTAACAATACAGACTTTGATAACTCTAATTTTGATATTAACCTGGATTTTACCCAACAATTGGCTAAACCAGGGCAGGAGTTGAGTTTGCTGGGTTTGTTGAGCAGAAGCAACAGGCAGACCTATAACTTCACAGACATACAAAATGGGGACTGTCAACTGGAACAGCGAGAGCAAAACCTGAACGATGCTTACAATGAAGAGAAAACGTTTCAGGCAGATTACATGCATCCGTTCAAAAACAAGCATCTGCTGGAACTAGGGGCCAAGGCCATTCTGCGCTACGCCGAAAGTGATTACCAATTCCTGCTCGCCAATCCGGCAGATGCTCCATTTGCCCTAGTCCCAAGCCGCACGGATGTTTTCTCTTACAACCAGAACGTGGAAGCGGCCTATGCCACCTATGAGTTCAGCCTGAACAAAAAGTATACTTTTAAGATGGGCTCCCGGTATGAGATGACGCAGGTAGACGGGGATTTTGTCTCAACCAAGACCTCGGTTAAACAGAAATACGGCAACTTCATCCCCAGCTTGGCCATCTCCAGAAAACTCACCGAAAGCCAGACGGTCAAGTTCAACTACACCAAGCGCATCCAGCGTCCGCAGTTAGGCTACCTGAACCCGTTTGAGAACCGCACGGACACGTTCAACATTCAGGTAGGAAACCCTAATCTGCAAGCCGAGATTACGAATGCCTATGAACTGGGCTACAGTACTTTCTTTAAGAACGGCATCTCAGTGAACGCTTCACTCTACCTGCGCAAAACCGACAACTCTATCCAAGCCTTTGTAGTGCCTACGGCAGAAGGTGTCAACTACACTCGCTTCGGGAACACAGGGAAGAACAGTAGTTACGGCATGAGCTTTTTTGGCAACGCCAAATTCCTTAAAAGAGGAAATGTGAGCGGTAACGTCAACGTCTTCTACATTGACTTAGAAAGTACCTCTGCTGAATTGAACGCTTCTAACGCCAGCATGATGTACAACCTGAACCTGAACACCTCTTACGCTTTTGAAAATGGATTCAGTGCCCAAATGGCCGGTGAGTTCAACTCAAGGAGAGTGGCCTTGCAAGGAAAAGCCTCGGCCATGGCCAATTATTCCTTTGCCGTTAGAAAGGAGATTTTAAAGAAAAATGGAAGCATTGGCCTGAGCGTGGACAATCCTTTTAACGAGAAGCTTACACAGCGCAATTCATTTTCTACGCCCACCGTAGACCAAACGGGTACAACTTACCTCTACAACCGACAAGTGCGCGTGCTGGCCAGTTACAAATTCGGGAAGGCGACAGGCAAGGGTCAGCCTAAGAAAAAGAAGAAAATCAGCAATGATGACGCCAAGAACAGCAGTGACGAATAGAATGTCCTATCTAACATATTATCGATAGGTATCTTAATATTCCTTCTTATGGGATTCGTTTTTGGCCTGTTTTCTTAGAAACAGGCCAAAAACGAATCCCATAAGAATTATTCAAATAAGGAGGGCATCAGCCCAAAGACATCTCGTTTGAGTCACAATGGTTGATGTGATTACTAAATACATAAGTAGGAGTGCTTTGGCAATTCCTTTACTAGCCTTCAGAATTTTGAACTCCCCAGAGGTAAATGTCACTTTGTTTTTGGCTTGTTTTCTGTAAAATAGGCTAAAAACGAAAATAGGTAGTTTCGCTGTTGCGCTGGCTGTTGATAATTCCCATGAAGGGCGAAGAAGTTTGCCAGAACTCTACAAGATGAGATTGATGGGGAGTGTAATTAGGTATTTAGCCTTCCTTTTCCAGCTTTATTTGAAAGCTCATATTTCTTTTGCTCCCCATCCGTCACATAATTCAAGGGGTTCATCACTTTTAGTTTCAGGGCCGGTAAAAGGCGCTTATTCTTGTATAGGCTTATCTCAGAATTCTAAACCCTAGATGACCATGGCAGAAAATATATACCTTTCCATCCTTTCAAATAACACATCCGTGAAAGAAATCCTCAACGACAAAGAGCAGTTCAAAAAAATAGAGTTCTGGCTTATCACCATCTTGTTTGTGTTTGCCGGCTTTTCGCTGGCCACAGATTCTGGGCAGTATAACCAGGAGCTGTTTTTAAGGCACCTTACGCCCTTTGATTATTATGACAACTACTTCTTTCCCAACCTGATTGAGTACGCTTTGGTATATGTGACCTTTGTGTTCCTGAACTTTAAAGTGTTCCCCATTTTGGTGGGGGAAGAGAACAAGAAACAGCCTGTCCTTTACCTGGTGTTGGTGTTTCTGGCGCTGGGCTTTTGCTTGGGTGTTCTAGACACATATGCCCAGAATTACCTGTTCCATGCCTTTAAAACCGAAGACGAAGCCCTTGACAATTTCTTCCAGAAAAGTTACCTGCAAGCGGGTTGGTACATCTTTGTCTTTGCCTTGTATTACGCAATCAAACTGGCTGTTTTCTACCTGCTCAACAACTCAGAGGCCATCCAGTCAAAGTACCGCATTGTCACAAGAGACGGCCTGATTGGCATTGTGATTTGGATGGTGACCATGTTCCTGCTCATCATTGGACGCGCCGAAGGCGAGGCAATCATTGGCTGGGCCATTGTGGGACCTATCAGCGTGGTCTTGTTCTGCTATGCCTTCTACAAATTGATACCTGAGGCCTTAACCAAGAAAAGGAGATTTTTGAGTTACCTCATGGTAGCCGCCTTGTTTTCTTTTCTGTCCTTCTTTCCGGCCACAATCATAGGCATCGCCTTTAGCAATGGCGGCGACTTTGGATTGGCCGTGGGTCTGGTGTGTGGCTTTTTCCAGTTTTTGATTACGTTTCCGGTGGCGTATTTTCTGTACATGCGTCACTTGAAAAGCCAGGAGGAGGTGCATGGTTTGAAACGAGAATTAGGCAACTCTACCGCCAACCTTGACTTCCTTCGGTCACAAATCAACCCGCACTTCCTGTTCAATACCTTGAATACCTTGTACGGCACCGCCTTGCAGGAGAACAGCGACCGCACGGCACAGGGTATCCAGATGCTAGGCGACATGATGCGCTTTATGTTGCATGAAAACCACCAGCAGAAAATTCTCCTAGCCCGCGAAATGGAGTACCTGAACAACTACATTGCCCTGCAATCTTTGCGCACTTCTACCTCACCTGATATTACCATTCAGACCAACATTGAGGACGTGCTTTCTGAAAAATTCATAGCACCCATGCTGTTGATTCCTTTCGTGGAGAATGCTTTTAAGCACGGCATCAGTCTGCAAAACAAATCCTGGATACGGGTGAGCCTGCACTGTGACCAGAAGAAACTCTACTTTGACGTGTACAACAGCATTCACGCAAAGAGCGAGGTAGATCCAGAGAGAGACAAGTCGGGGGTGGGCCTGGAGAACGTAAGACAGCGGTTGAATTTGCTGTACCCTAAACGCCATGAACTCATCATCAGAGAAACGGCCAAAGAGTTTTTTGTGCACTTGACCCTGGACTTGTAATCTGGTGGTGCCTTGCGTAGCTTTAAGAAACAGATAGATCAGTAGCAGAAGAGCATGAGAGCAATTGCGGTAGATGATGAACCGATGGCCTTGGAAGTGGTAAGGTCTTTGGCCTCCAAAGTGCCGTACCTGGAGCTAGTGGCCACGTTCACAGACGCAATTAAGGCATTGGAATTCTTGCAAAAAGAGCCCATTGACCTGGTGTTTCTGGATATTAAAATGCCCGACATCACGGGCCTTGAGTTTGTGGCCAGCCTCCAGAAAAAGCCTTTAATCATCTTCACCACCGCCTACTCAGAGCACGCTGTCACCAGCTTTGAATTAGATGCGGTGGATTATCTCTTGAAGCCATTTTCCTTGTCCAGGTTTATCAAAGGCTGTAACAAGGCCTATGAACTGTACAACTTCCGGAATGCGCCAGAAGCCGCTGACCATGTATACATCAAGACGGGTTATGAGCAGGTAAAGGTGAGTTTTGACGAAATCCTGTATCTGGAGGCTACGGGTAATTACGTGACCTTCGCCATGGAAAAAGGAGCCAAGCACCTTTCCAGGAGTACCTTCGCGGAAGCCATTAATCTGCTGCCGCAAGAAAAGTTTGCCCGCGTGCATAGATCCTTTCTGGTAGCCTTAGACAAGATTGACAAAGTAGAGCGGCACCAAGTGACCATCCAGAACAAAGAAATACCATTGAGCGATGCCTACCGGCATGACCTGGCTGCGATTTTAGGGAGATAAACTTGCTTTTAAACAAGAATGCTGTTTTTAGCCTCTTTACTAGAAAGAGGCTAAAAACAGCATTCTTCATATTAACCGTTTGTTGGGCTATTTTATAGTGTATTCTAAAATATGGGTCACATTTCCGTAAGTAACCTTAGTAGGTAAATTCCTATCATTGTATTCATACTGCAAATCAATAGTCTTGCTACTTTGGTTTCCTCCTCCATATAAGTGGATTACTGCCTTTGTCATGTTGTTTGGACTAATGGGTTCACTAAAACTTACAAAACCTATTATAGTGTAACCATATAGAAAATTGATTGCCCCAAGTTTATAATATGGGTTCTTTTTATTATCATAGGTGAACGCAATATCAGAGGTCATCTCTTTTAATTCTCCGGTGTTAGTGATGGTGTAGCGTTCCTGTCTACTCACATTGCCCGCCTTGTCATAGGTAAGAAGATAGGCGGCGGCAGATCCATTCGTGCCAGAAGTCTCTGAAGTGTTTATGCGTGAAATCTGACCTTGAGCATTGTATTCAAACGTATAAAAGAGTGGCTCTGTGGGTCTGGTTGGATCGCTAATCAATACGTACTTGTGCTCTATACTAGTTAGTCTTGTATTGGCATCATAAGTGAAGCTATCTTTGTAATGGGCCCCATAGCCTTTCCCTTCTAATGCATTTGAAGTAAGAAGACCATTATTGTTGTAAATATGGGTGGTGGTATTGTCATAGTAGCCATTGGTGCTCTTTTCAGTGAACTGATAGAGAGCTCCCTTGTCATTGTAAGTAAAGTTGTAAGTAAAGGTGCCGTGTTGTGAATCTGTGTCCGTGACGGTGAGTTTGCTTAATTTGATTGTTTGGGTAGTTGCCTCGTCTTTATCATCTGAACAACCAGTAACTAAAACAAATGCGCTCAGACAAAGTAGTTTAAAGAGTTTTTTCATAAAGAAGCTTTAATAGATAAAGAAGAATAGACTTTAAATGGTATAAGCGTGCAAATAAAGCATAATGCTGGAATATGTCGTAATTCAGATGTTTAGGAATAGCTTATGGAAGGTCTATTGCCTCGTTTTTAGGCTATTTCCTAGAAAACAGGCCAAAAACGGCTGGGTAAAAATAAAAAGGCCGGCAAGAATTTCTTGCCGGCCTTTTTGCACTAGGAACAGTTTTGAATGACCTAGATTCTGGTGCTGTTGTCATTGTCCAGACCACCGTCTCTGTTACGGTTAGGGCTTAGTCTGTCGCGGTCCGCGTCCAGGCGGTCACGATCTGAGGTGTCATCCAATCTGTCCACGTCTACCTCAGTAGAGCGCACGGTTTCTTTGATGACTTCATCACGTTCTTCCACGTCTTTTTCCAGGGACACTTCCTCCACCACTCGGGCTTCTTTGTTGACTACGGGCACCTCGGCGTGCTCGGTCAGTTCAATTTCTCCTTCTTTAAACGAGTTGAGGTCGGCATCAGTGGCGGGGCGGTTCACAGGATTGCGTTCTACCACCACGCGTTCTTCGCGCAGGCGCACGTGCTCCTCAACGGGTTGCTCTACAATTCTGCTGCTCACATGCACACCGCCTTTTTCTACCTCGCGCTTTTCAATTTCCAGGTTCTCCTCAATGATGGGAATGGTCTTGTCGCCTTCTGCGCTAGGCGTACGGCGCTGTCTGAAAGCCTGGTCAGAATACAAGTCATTGTTGTAGTAGTCACGGTCACGGTCGTGGTCATGGTCTCCAGTGACGGCATCTGCCACGTTGTGGGCGGCACCTGTAACAGCGGCAGCGGCACCTGCGGCGGCGGCGCCAAGGCTGCCAAACACGTTTCTAACCGAGTCTTCCACCTCGCGGCCAAAGTGTCCCTTCTCATACGTAGGCAAGGCTCTGAACTGCTCCACAGTCACAGATGGAAGAATCACGTCATCGTCAGAATCATGCAACTGCGCCATGCCAATGGGCACTAACACGTCACGCGGTTCCAGGTCCAGT
The nucleotide sequence above comes from Nibribacter ruber. Encoded proteins:
- a CDS encoding LytR/AlgR family response regulator transcription factor — its product is MRAIAVDDEPMALEVVRSLASKVPYLELVATFTDAIKALEFLQKEPIDLVFLDIKMPDITGLEFVASLQKKPLIIFTTAYSEHAVTSFELDAVDYLLKPFSLSRFIKGCNKAYELYNFRNAPEAADHVYIKTGYEQVKVSFDEILYLEATGNYVTFAMEKGAKHLSRSTFAEAINLLPQEKFARVHRSFLVALDKIDKVERHQVTIQNKEIPLSDAYRHDLAAILGR
- a CDS encoding sensor histidine kinase; translation: MAENIYLSILSNNTSVKEILNDKEQFKKIEFWLITILFVFAGFSLATDSGQYNQELFLRHLTPFDYYDNYFFPNLIEYALVYVTFVFLNFKVFPILVGEENKKQPVLYLVLVFLALGFCLGVLDTYAQNYLFHAFKTEDEALDNFFQKSYLQAGWYIFVFALYYAIKLAVFYLLNNSEAIQSKYRIVTRDGLIGIVIWMVTMFLLIIGRAEGEAIIGWAIVGPISVVLFCYAFYKLIPEALTKKRRFLSYLMVAALFSFLSFFPATIIGIAFSNGGDFGLAVGLVCGFFQFLITFPVAYFLYMRHLKSQEEVHGLKRELGNSTANLDFLRSQINPHFLFNTLNTLYGTALQENSDRTAQGIQMLGDMMRFMLHENHQQKILLAREMEYLNNYIALQSLRTSTSPDITIQTNIEDVLSEKFIAPMLLIPFVENAFKHGISLQNKSWIRVSLHCDQKKLYFDVYNSIHAKSEVDPERDKSGVGLENVRQRLNLLYPKRHELIIRETAKEFFVHLTLDL
- a CDS encoding TonB-dependent receptor domain-containing protein, which gives rise to MKKLVHLAVSGLLATHQVVAQAPPTKSAPTVVSPLATGTAPKGSSKIAGLVLDEAGKKPVEFATISLMDKATGKTVDGTISDDKGRFTLTRLAAGQYKLLVSFLGYENKVMEDISLGNKNEVNVGAISLKSDSKVLQEVSVVGEKDLVEDKVDRLVYNAEKDITNAGTSASEVLKKVPGLTVDMDGNVQLRGSSNIRVLINNKPSAMMATSVADALRQIPADLIKSVEVITSPSAKYDAEGTAGIINIITKKNSLQGVNGVVNAGLGNRLSNMNGILNYRKGKFGVNAAAGRQWRNSPMANTRETQYKGTEGLDRLTQVMDGNREGLFQLYQFGLDYDLTPKSSISGGIRFQGGEFTYNTTQASTQYLTNGNTLANTRINNTDFDNSNFDINLDFTQQLAKPGQELSLLGLLSRSNRQTYNFTDIQNGDCQLEQREQNLNDAYNEEKTFQADYMHPFKNKHLLELGAKAILRYAESDYQFLLANPADAPFALVPSRTDVFSYNQNVEAAYATYEFSLNKKYTFKMGSRYEMTQVDGDFVSTKTSVKQKYGNFIPSLAISRKLTESQTVKFNYTKRIQRPQLGYLNPFENRTDTFNIQVGNPNLQAEITNAYELGYSTFFKNGISVNASLYLRKTDNSIQAFVVPTAEGVNYTRFGNTGKNSSYGMSFFGNAKFLKRGNVSGNVNVFYIDLESTSAELNASNASMMYNLNLNTSYAFENGFSAQMAGEFNSRRVALQGKASAMANYSFAVRKEILKKNGSIGLSVDNPFNEKLTQRNSFSTPTVDQTGTTYLYNRQVRVLASYKFGKATGKGQPKKKKKISNDDAKNSSDE
- a CDS encoding DUF2382 domain-containing protein, which produces MERDYFNPQSHLQELGGSDYEIVDGQPNIKGWTVKNQQGQTIGEVEELIFDTNSRKVRYMVVDLEGSVLDLEPRDVLVPIGMAQLHDSDDDVILPSVTVEQFRALPTYEKGHFGREVEDSVRNVFGSLGAAAAGAAAAVTGAAHNVADAVTGDHDHDRDRDYYNNDLYSDQAFRQRRTPSAEGDKTIPIIEENLEIEKREVEKGGVHVSSRIVEQPVEEHVRLREERVVVERNPVNRPATDADLNSFKEGEIELTEHAEVPVVNKEARVVEEVSLEKDVEERDEVIKETVRSTEVDVDRLDDTSDRDRLDADRDRLSPNRNRDGGLDNDNSTRI